A genomic segment from Propioniciclava sp. MC1595 encodes:
- a CDS encoding type II restriction endonuclease, whose protein sequence is MPDDVLSFEKPDLELAAAAVIDATGADVAYCKFLTPNDTGETASHQAGFHVAKGAWPVILDHEGMKGQNTDKDWRICWNGQHITDSRAIYYGQGTRNEYRLTRFGTDFPYRHPENTGDLWVLTRRAGSSQLNAWVLSSEAAVDEFLGAFALSPENTNQLLDQRRGRSATVPDQADREARLISEYVAGLPEGLFPTTYEISRSARAIDAQVHRDAAPGLGPDSVIKRWAELEYRIFLAVEERTYGDLVAEGFETVDEFVDVANRVLNRRKSRAGHSLENHLAAIFDDAGVGYEAQVRTEGNRKPDFIFPSAQRYHDRDWPDSRLVFLAAKTTCKDRWRQILNEAARIPHKHLFTLQQGITSAQLDEMSEAGVTLVVPADNKRTFPPEHRDWILSLAEFIALVREVTV, encoded by the coding sequence ATGCCCGACGACGTGCTGTCCTTTGAAAAGCCGGATCTGGAGCTTGCAGCTGCTGCGGTGATCGACGCAACGGGTGCCGATGTGGCCTACTGCAAGTTCCTCACGCCCAATGACACGGGGGAGACCGCGTCCCACCAAGCTGGCTTCCACGTGGCGAAGGGCGCTTGGCCTGTGATCCTCGACCACGAGGGGATGAAGGGCCAGAACACTGACAAGGACTGGCGCATCTGCTGGAACGGCCAGCACATCACGGACTCGAGAGCGATCTACTACGGGCAGGGAACCAGGAACGAGTACCGCCTCACACGATTCGGCACGGACTTCCCGTACCGGCACCCCGAGAACACAGGGGACCTCTGGGTCCTGACACGGAGGGCTGGATCGTCCCAGTTGAACGCGTGGGTGCTCAGCTCCGAAGCAGCTGTGGACGAGTTCCTCGGAGCCTTTGCGTTGAGCCCGGAGAACACGAACCAACTGCTGGACCAGCGGAGAGGTCGCTCGGCCACTGTTCCAGACCAAGCTGATCGCGAAGCACGCCTCATCAGCGAGTACGTCGCCGGGCTCCCGGAAGGGTTGTTCCCCACGACATACGAGATCTCGCGCTCAGCCCGCGCCATCGACGCGCAAGTCCACAGGGACGCGGCTCCCGGACTTGGGCCCGACTCAGTCATCAAGCGTTGGGCGGAACTCGAGTATCGGATCTTTCTCGCCGTGGAGGAGCGCACGTACGGGGATCTGGTGGCTGAAGGGTTCGAGACAGTAGACGAGTTCGTGGACGTGGCGAACCGAGTCCTCAACCGGCGCAAGTCCCGTGCTGGCCATTCCCTGGAGAACCACCTCGCCGCCATCTTCGACGACGCAGGTGTGGGATACGAAGCCCAAGTACGGACCGAGGGGAATCGGAAGCCTGACTTCATTTTCCCGTCCGCTCAGCGTTACCACGACCGAGATTGGCCGGATTCTCGCCTCGTGTTCCTGGCTGCAAAGACCACGTGCAAGGACCGGTGGCGCCAGATCCTGAACGAGGCGGCACGAATCCCGCACAAGCATCTGTTCACGCTGCAGCAGGGCATCACGAGTGCCCAGCTGGACGAGATGTCAGAGGCGGGGGTGACGCTTGTAGTGCCCGCGGACAACAAGCGGACCTTCCCGCCGGAGCATCGGGACTGGATCCTCAGCCTCGCGGAGTTCATCGCGCTGGTGCGTGAGGTCACGGTCTAG
- a CDS encoding M20/M25/M40 family metallo-hydrolase, translated as MKTPRRWLLIGIAAVVVVALVAVWFQWNNRPRIIPAVDSAALREAITTEDLMAHIRELERIADANGGNRQAGTPGHEASMAYVEAQLKEAGYETRRQEFSYERSGIVDASLAVGPGGEQALTRGEDFQPLGGSGSAAGRVTAVDVNLEGDRRSTSGCQEDDFEGFPAGDIALLQRGSCTFLAKTLNARQAGASAVVVFNQGDADDRTGVFMGQVQDADLDIPVVTTTYDMGAAWATQPTELTLNVEWREGMVETANVLADLPGTSGRTVVVGAHLDGVSSGAGINDNGSGVAVALEVARHLAEVGVQPEHGVRFAFWSGEEDGLWGSTHYVQDLDEPARQATEVYLNLDMVGSPNPTPYVYAGFGEGDHPVGKVMADHLREQGAEPVDATFEDSDHRPFLYADIPVGGLFTGAYLDEGAGVPDPCYHESCDRADNIDADMLGLMADTLAHGVLAVARPA; from the coding sequence GTGAAGACCCCCCGCCGCTGGCTGTTGATCGGCATCGCTGCTGTCGTGGTCGTCGCGCTCGTCGCCGTGTGGTTCCAGTGGAACAACCGACCGCGGATCATCCCGGCGGTGGACTCGGCCGCCTTGCGCGAGGCGATCACCACCGAGGACCTGATGGCGCACATCCGCGAGCTCGAGCGCATCGCCGACGCCAACGGCGGCAACCGGCAGGCGGGGACGCCGGGGCACGAGGCGTCCATGGCCTACGTCGAGGCGCAGCTCAAGGAGGCCGGCTACGAGACCCGGCGCCAGGAGTTCTCCTACGAGCGGAGCGGGATCGTCGACGCGTCTCTGGCCGTCGGCCCGGGTGGGGAGCAGGCGCTGACGCGGGGGGAGGACTTCCAGCCGCTCGGCGGATCCGGGAGCGCCGCCGGCCGCGTGACCGCCGTCGACGTGAACCTCGAGGGCGACCGGCGCTCCACCAGCGGATGCCAGGAGGACGACTTCGAGGGGTTCCCGGCCGGGGACATCGCCCTGCTGCAGCGCGGCTCGTGCACCTTCCTGGCCAAGACCCTCAACGCGCGCCAGGCCGGGGCGAGCGCCGTCGTGGTGTTCAACCAGGGCGACGCCGACGACCGCACGGGCGTGTTCATGGGCCAGGTGCAGGACGCCGACCTCGACATCCCGGTCGTGACGACCACCTACGACATGGGCGCCGCGTGGGCGACCCAGCCGACCGAGCTGACCCTGAACGTCGAGTGGCGGGAAGGCATGGTCGAGACCGCGAACGTGCTCGCCGACCTGCCCGGCACCAGCGGGCGGACCGTTGTCGTCGGCGCCCACCTGGACGGGGTGTCCAGCGGGGCGGGGATCAACGACAACGGGTCCGGGGTTGCCGTCGCCCTCGAGGTGGCCCGGCACCTGGCCGAGGTGGGCGTGCAGCCGGAGCATGGCGTCCGGTTCGCGTTCTGGAGCGGTGAGGAGGACGGGCTGTGGGGGTCGACCCACTACGTCCAGGACCTCGACGAGCCCGCCCGGCAGGCCACCGAGGTGTACCTCAACCTCGACATGGTCGGCTCACCCAACCCGACGCCGTATGTCTACGCCGGCTTCGGGGAGGGCGACCACCCGGTCGGGAAGGTCATGGCCGACCACCTGCGCGAGCAGGGGGCCGAGCCCGTCGACGCCACGTTCGAGGACAGCGACCACCGGCCGTTCCTGTACGCCGACATCCCCGTCGGCGGGCTGTTCACCGGCGCCTACCTCGACGAGGGGGCCGGTGTGCCCGACCCGTGCTACCACGAGTCCTGCGACCGGGCCGACAACATCGACGCCGACATGCTGGGCCTGATGGCCGACACGCTCGCGCACGGGGTGCTGGCGGTGGCCCGGCCCGCCTAG
- a CDS encoding helix-turn-helix transcriptional regulator, producing the protein MAVTLGSGWVAGFGVSRQSVNAIGTGKFDPSLPVAFRLALLFELPIEDIFSFEPTP; encoded by the coding sequence GTGGCGGTGACCCTCGGGTCCGGCTGGGTCGCCGGCTTCGGGGTGTCGCGCCAGTCGGTCAATGCGATCGGGACGGGGAAGTTCGACCCGAGCCTGCCGGTCGCCTTCCGACTGGCGCTGCTCTTCGAACTCCCGATCGAAGACATCTTCAGTTTCGAGCCCACGCCGTAG